A window of the Cystobacter fuscus genome harbors these coding sequences:
- a CDS encoding DUF4123 domain-containing protein, giving the protein MSTRLIVEIRFKAPALHRAVLEPGQVLRVGRGEQAGLVVASDPHLSALHFELVWNGMTCLLRDLDSATGTLLDGRRITKEAQIHHGAWVRAGTTDLSVYFEGATPPAEPLTPERVQLASRLLEVLEVESLPLLAVLDAARSERVRVLLRESVEFSKSLYEGPQAEVLAEVAPYLVSLPREGRLLHALLAEGWGKSWGIYLACAQPFAEVRRHLRKLLMVEGATGQELYFRFYDPRVLRPFLRTSSASLVREVLGPIDCFWLQGEQPEQILRIHYTPEGGREASPRLPPRT; this is encoded by the coding sequence ATGAGCACGCGGCTTATCGTCGAAATACGATTCAAGGCTCCTGCCCTCCACAGGGCTGTACTTGAGCCGGGACAAGTGCTCCGGGTCGGTCGGGGCGAGCAGGCCGGTCTCGTTGTCGCGAGCGATCCGCATCTGTCCGCGCTGCACTTCGAGCTCGTATGGAATGGAATGACCTGCCTGCTGCGGGACCTGGACAGCGCGACGGGGACCCTGCTGGATGGGCGCCGCATCACCAAGGAGGCCCAGATCCACCATGGGGCCTGGGTCCGTGCCGGCACCACGGACCTGTCCGTTTACTTCGAAGGGGCGACGCCCCCTGCGGAGCCCCTGACACCGGAGCGGGTGCAGCTCGCCAGCCGCCTGCTGGAGGTACTTGAGGTCGAGTCATTACCCTTGCTGGCCGTGCTCGACGCCGCCAGGAGCGAGCGCGTCCGCGTGCTGCTTCGGGAGTCCGTGGAGTTCTCTAAGTCCCTCTATGAGGGCCCACAGGCCGAAGTGCTCGCCGAGGTCGCGCCTTATCTGGTGAGTCTGCCAAGAGAGGGCCGCCTGCTCCACGCACTTCTGGCGGAGGGGTGGGGCAAGAGTTGGGGCATCTACCTTGCTTGTGCCCAACCATTCGCCGAGGTGCGGCGGCACCTGCGCAAGCTGCTGATGGTGGAGGGAGCGACAGGGCAGGAGCTGTATTTCCGCTTCTACGATCCACGCGTGCTACGCCCCTTCCTGCGCACGAGCAGCGCGTCCCTCGTGCGGGAAGTCCTCGGCCCCATCGACTGCTTCTGGCTGCAGGGTGAGCAGCCGGAGCAGATCCTACGAATTCACTACACGCCCGAGGGAGGGCGGGAAGCATCCCCTCGATTGCCACCAAGGACATGA
- a CDS encoding PAAR domain-containing protein: MPPAARITDMHTCPKVEPGPVPHVGGPTVAGEPSVLIGFQPAARVGDMLVCNGPPDSISQGEPTVLIGGKPAARLGDPTSHGGVVVAGCPTVLIGAPAQAGCMSSASNSGASFVTKTAS; encoded by the coding sequence ATGCCGCCGGCAGCCAGGATTACAGATATGCATACCTGCCCGAAGGTCGAGCCAGGACCCGTGCCGCATGTCGGCGGGCCCACGGTGGCAGGAGAGCCCTCGGTCCTCATCGGCTTCCAACCAGCGGCCCGGGTCGGGGACATGCTCGTGTGTAATGGTCCACCCGATTCCATCTCACAGGGAGAACCCACGGTGCTTATCGGTGGCAAGCCCGCTGCCCGGCTGGGAGATCCGACCTCGCATGGTGGCGTTGTCGTCGCCGGGTGTCCCACTGTCTTGATTGGCGCCCCGGCTCAGGCCGGGTGTATGAGTTCGGCCTCTAATAGCGGCGCGTCCTTCGTGACAAAAACCGCCTCATGA
- a CDS encoding sulfite exporter TauE/SafE family protein, translating into MSPGLHGVLALFVPPAMPLVGFALAALIGVSLGLLGGGGSILTVPILVYVLGFEPKESIAMGLAIVGTTSLFGAIGHWRAGNLQLRAALVFGAMAMGGTFVGARLSVFLPGTVQLVLFATVMLVAAVFMARNARRELTTPATGAEPRAASFPLIAASALGVGALTGLVGVGGGFLIVPVLVLRVGLPMKQAVGTSLLVIAFNSFVGFAGYLGHVNVAWGALTLFTGLAIAGSVGGTWLSRFISQATLKRAFAGLLVVMGVLILYENRRTFPSLGRAAAMESPRPARPG; encoded by the coding sequence GTGAGCCCGGGCCTTCATGGCGTGCTCGCGCTGTTCGTCCCTCCGGCCATGCCCCTGGTGGGCTTCGCGCTCGCCGCGCTCATCGGTGTGTCCCTGGGGCTGCTCGGGGGAGGGGGCTCCATCCTCACGGTGCCGATCCTCGTCTACGTGCTGGGCTTCGAGCCCAAGGAGTCCATCGCCATGGGGCTGGCGATCGTGGGCACCACGAGCCTCTTCGGCGCCATCGGACACTGGCGCGCGGGCAACCTCCAGCTCCGGGCCGCGCTCGTCTTCGGGGCGATGGCGATGGGGGGCACCTTCGTCGGCGCGCGTCTGTCGGTCTTCCTTCCGGGCACCGTGCAACTGGTGCTCTTCGCCACGGTGATGTTGGTGGCGGCGGTCTTCATGGCGCGCAACGCCCGGCGCGAGCTCACCACCCCGGCCACCGGAGCCGAGCCGCGCGCGGCCTCCTTTCCCCTCATCGCCGCGTCCGCGCTCGGCGTGGGCGCGCTCACGGGGTTGGTCGGAGTTGGCGGGGGATTCCTCATCGTGCCGGTGCTCGTCCTGCGGGTCGGTCTGCCCATGAAGCAGGCGGTGGGCACGAGCCTGCTCGTCATCGCCTTCAACTCCTTCGTGGGGTTCGCGGGCTACCTCGGTCATGTGAACGTCGCGTGGGGGGCCCTCACGCTCTTCACGGGCCTGGCCATCGCGGGCTCCGTCGGCGGCACCTGGCTTTCGCGCTTCATCTCCCAGGCCACCCTCAAGCGAGCCTTCGCGGGCCTGCTCGTGGTGATGGGCGTCCTCATCCTCTACGAGAACCGGCGGACGTTCCCCTCGCTGGGTCGGGCCGCCGCCATGGAGTCTCCGCGCCCGGCGCGTCCGGGCTGA
- a CDS encoding rhodanese-like domain-containing protein: MSSPLFLDLLPEQLDTLGPEVRRIDVREPDEFEGPLGHLSRAELVPLGTLEDACATWSRAEPLLLICRSGRRSVTAAEILARRGFGRLYNLKGGMLAVREGSAAPSGSGVPPT; the protein is encoded by the coding sequence ATGTCCTCTCCTCTCTTCCTGGATCTGCTTCCCGAGCAGCTCGACACCCTGGGGCCCGAGGTGCGGCGCATCGACGTGCGCGAGCCCGATGAGTTCGAGGGACCCCTGGGCCATCTGTCCCGGGCCGAGCTCGTTCCCCTGGGCACGCTCGAGGACGCGTGCGCCACCTGGTCCCGCGCGGAGCCGCTGCTGCTCATCTGCCGCTCGGGCCGGCGGTCCGTGACGGCCGCCGAGATCCTGGCCCGGCGCGGCTTTGGCCGTCTCTACAACCTCAAGGGGGGCATGCTGGCGGTACGCGAGGGGTCCGCCGCGCCGAGCGGCTCGGGAGTTCCGCCCACGTGA
- a CDS encoding MBL fold metallo-hydrolase, whose amino-acid sequence MIFRQLFDAESSTYTYLLGDPSSGQAALIDPVLEQVERDLTLVRELGLRLTHVLETHVHADHITSAGRLRERTGCTVVASERGASCADLHVRHGDEVCVGALVVRVLGTPGHTDDGVSYRLGERVFTGDTLLIRGTGRTDFQNGDAGHLHDSITRVLFALPDDTLVYPGHDYLGRTVTTIGEEKRHNPRLAGRGREEFIHLMGNLHLPMPRKLDVAVPANRSCGRLDS is encoded by the coding sequence ATGATCTTCCGTCAGCTCTTCGACGCCGAGTCCTCGACCTATACCTACCTCCTGGGAGATCCGTCCTCGGGGCAGGCCGCTCTCATCGATCCGGTGCTCGAGCAGGTGGAGAGGGATCTCACGCTGGTGCGCGAGCTCGGCCTGCGCCTCACCCATGTGCTGGAGACGCACGTGCACGCGGACCACATCACCTCCGCGGGGCGACTGCGCGAGCGTACCGGGTGCACGGTGGTGGCCAGTGAGCGGGGGGCGTCGTGCGCCGATCTCCATGTGCGGCATGGGGACGAGGTGTGCGTCGGGGCCCTGGTGGTGCGCGTGCTCGGCACTCCGGGACATACCGATGACGGCGTGAGCTACCGCCTGGGGGAGCGGGTGTTCACGGGGGACACGCTGCTCATCCGCGGCACCGGGCGGACGGACTTCCAGAATGGGGACGCGGGCCATCTCCACGACTCCATCACCCGGGTGCTCTTCGCCCTGCCGGACGACACGCTCGTCTACCCCGGGCACGACTACCTGGGCCGGACGGTGACGACCATCGGCGAGGAGAAGCGGCACAACCCGCGCCTCGCGGGACGCGGCCGCGAGGAGTTCATCCACCTCATGGGCAACCTCCACCTGCCCATGCCCCGGAAGCTGGACGTGGCCGTGCCCGCCAACCGCTCCTGTGGGCGCCTGGACTCGTAA
- a CDS encoding sigma-54 interaction domain-containing protein produces MSSSRPSLNTLLVRSALEALAGDVLLVDERLRVADATPQARVRLGLGELFPGRPLAEVLRFREGQGSLEALLSHGRPLEVMPRGEGGAGCSIRVRAVALDEGAKRLGWLVLLSPGEAGASPQGDVEETFHGLWTRDPGMKRLFRIVEKVARTESSVLVRGESGTGKELVANALHAISARRKGPFRAINCAALPPSLLESELFGHVRGAFTGAVRDSPGHFRLADRGTLFLDEVGEIPLELQGKLLRVLETRTVIPVGGRASVPVNVRIVAATHRALRREVEEGRFRADLMYRLRVVPLFLPSLRERRGDILPLARRFLDELERQGSRHVERISPGAQRLLERHGWPGNVRELRNVMEYAFVIGEGPLLHEADLPPEFSEPRPSAEPRVPSASLQPGRPASALVRPVDDHDPATLRAALEEAGGNHTQAARLLGISRVTLWRRLRALGDKVTR; encoded by the coding sequence ATGTCCTCCTCCAGGCCCTCCCTCAACACGCTCCTGGTGCGCTCCGCCCTGGAGGCCCTGGCCGGTGACGTGCTGCTCGTGGATGAGCGGCTGCGTGTGGCCGATGCCACGCCCCAGGCGCGGGTCCGACTCGGCCTCGGTGAGCTGTTCCCGGGGCGGCCCCTCGCCGAGGTGCTCCGCTTCCGCGAGGGACAAGGGAGCCTCGAGGCGCTGCTGTCCCACGGGCGGCCCCTGGAGGTCATGCCTCGCGGGGAAGGCGGGGCGGGGTGCTCCATCCGCGTGCGCGCCGTGGCGCTCGACGAGGGCGCGAAGCGGCTCGGGTGGTTGGTGTTGCTCTCGCCGGGGGAGGCGGGGGCCTCGCCGCAGGGGGACGTCGAGGAGACCTTCCACGGGCTGTGGACGCGCGATCCGGGGATGAAGCGCCTGTTTCGCATCGTGGAGAAGGTGGCTCGCACCGAGTCGAGCGTGCTGGTGCGGGGCGAGTCCGGTACGGGCAAGGAGCTGGTGGCCAATGCCCTGCACGCCATCTCCGCGCGGCGCAAGGGTCCCTTCCGGGCCATCAACTGCGCGGCCCTTCCCCCCAGCCTGTTGGAGAGCGAGCTGTTCGGCCACGTGCGCGGCGCCTTCACCGGCGCGGTGCGCGACAGCCCGGGCCACTTCCGGCTCGCGGACAGGGGGACGCTCTTCCTCGACGAGGTGGGGGAGATTCCCCTGGAGCTCCAGGGCAAGCTGCTGCGGGTGCTCGAGACGCGCACCGTCATTCCCGTGGGCGGGCGCGCGTCGGTGCCGGTCAACGTGCGCATCGTCGCCGCCACCCACCGCGCGCTGCGCCGCGAGGTGGAGGAGGGCCGCTTCCGCGCGGACCTGATGTACCGGCTGCGCGTGGTGCCGCTCTTCCTGCCTTCGCTGCGCGAGCGGCGCGGGGACATCCTGCCCCTGGCCCGGCGCTTCCTCGATGAGTTGGAGCGCCAGGGCTCGCGCCACGTGGAGCGCATCTCCCCCGGAGCCCAGCGGCTGCTGGAGCGCCACGGCTGGCCGGGCAACGTGCGCGAGCTGCGCAACGTGATGGAGTACGCCTTCGTCATCGGAGAGGGCCCCCTGCTGCACGAGGCCGATCTGCCGCCCGAGTTCTCCGAGCCCCGCCCATCCGCCGAGCCCCGCGTGCCCTCCGCGTCCCTCCAGCCGGGGCGTCCGGCCAGCGCCCTGGTTCGTCCGGTGGACGATCATGATCCGGCCACCCTGCGCGCCGCGCTGGAGGAGGCGGGCGGCAACCACACCCAGGCCGCCCGCCTGCTGGGCATCAGCCGCGTCACCCTGTGGCGCCGGTTGCGCGCGCTCGGGGACAAGGTCACGCGGTAG
- a CDS encoding NAD(P)/FAD-dependent oxidoreductase, which produces MSEHVRAGQEGARLARIPSASRHRILIIGGGTAGISVAARLARAGQKDVAIIEPSAQHYYQPLWTLVGAGEARVEDTVRDEARLIPKGVKWIQDWARDVDPVARKVSTRGGLELGYDFLVVAPGIQLDWDKVRGLREALESRPNVSSNYEARYAPKTWDMLRAFQGGTALFTHPSTPVKCAGAPQKIMYLAADHFRKRGLDKAAHVVFASAGKAIFGVKEYAAVLEQVVERYGIDTRFQHDLVEVRGARNEAVFRHTRADGGAEQIVLAYELLHVCPPQSAPDFIKASPLAWQDGPNRGWVKADKYTLRHPDYPEVFALGDASDLPTSRTGAAIRKEAPVLVENLLAVMAGREPAAKYDGYASCPLTTAYGKLLLAEFGYEGKPTPTFPFIDSIKERHDMWLLKKYGLPQLYWKLMLRGRA; this is translated from the coding sequence ATGAGCGAACACGTCCGCGCAGGGCAGGAGGGCGCGCGGCTGGCCCGGATTCCCAGCGCCTCGAGGCATCGGATTCTCATCATCGGTGGGGGGACCGCGGGCATCAGCGTGGCCGCGCGGCTGGCCCGCGCCGGGCAGAAGGACGTGGCGATCATCGAGCCCAGCGCCCAGCACTACTACCAGCCGCTCTGGACGTTGGTGGGGGCCGGCGAGGCGCGCGTGGAGGACACCGTGCGCGACGAGGCCCGCCTCATTCCCAAGGGAGTGAAGTGGATCCAGGACTGGGCACGGGACGTGGACCCGGTGGCCCGGAAGGTGAGCACCCGGGGCGGTCTGGAGCTCGGCTATGACTTCCTCGTGGTGGCGCCGGGCATCCAGCTCGACTGGGACAAGGTGCGCGGGCTGCGCGAGGCGCTGGAGTCGCGGCCCAATGTCTCCAGCAACTACGAGGCGCGTTATGCCCCCAAGACGTGGGACATGCTCCGTGCCTTCCAGGGGGGCACTGCCCTCTTCACCCACCCCTCCACGCCGGTGAAGTGCGCGGGTGCGCCGCAGAAGATCATGTACCTGGCCGCGGACCACTTCCGGAAGCGGGGCCTCGACAAGGCCGCGCACGTCGTCTTCGCCTCCGCGGGCAAGGCCATCTTCGGGGTGAAGGAGTACGCGGCGGTGCTGGAGCAGGTGGTGGAGCGCTATGGCATCGACACGCGCTTCCAGCACGACCTGGTGGAGGTGCGCGGAGCGCGCAACGAGGCCGTCTTCCGGCACACCCGGGCGGATGGAGGCGCCGAGCAGATCGTCCTCGCCTACGAGCTGCTCCACGTGTGCCCACCCCAGAGCGCGCCGGACTTCATCAAGGCGAGCCCCCTGGCCTGGCAGGACGGCCCCAACCGGGGCTGGGTGAAGGCGGACAAGTACACGCTGCGCCACCCGGACTACCCGGAGGTGTTCGCGCTGGGAGATGCCTCGGACCTTCCCACCTCGCGCACCGGCGCGGCCATCCGCAAGGAGGCGCCCGTGCTGGTGGAGAACCTGCTGGCCGTCATGGCGGGGCGCGAGCCCGCCGCGAAGTACGATGGCTACGCCTCCTGCCCGCTCACCACGGCCTACGGCAAGCTGCTGCTCGCGGAGTTCGGCTACGAGGGCAAGCCCACGCCCACCTTCCCGTTCATCGATTCCATCAAGGAACGGCATGACATGTGGCTGCTCAAGAAGTACGGCTTGCCGCAGCTCTACTGGAAGTTGATGCTACGCGGACGGGCCTAG
- a CDS encoding aminoglycoside adenylyltransferase domain-containing protein has product MNPPQDIPTHVAPAVARYTDAVVKRLQAVLGDALLGVYLIGSNSLGGYEAGPSDIDLIAICARPVELATKEALARELDHRALPCPARGLEFVLYPKDTVSRPTPSPRFELNLNTGAGMGHRFTVRPEDESPHWFVIDLDIARQHGVRLAGPPANELLAPQDKRWVLDAIRTSLAWHSREEPASANNVLNACRAWRYAEEGVWSTKLAAATWARERLEEPSLIDAALATRRGQPGPALTPEAVHALVQRVLRVVERAMPRDNP; this is encoded by the coding sequence ATGAATCCCCCACAAGACATTCCCACGCACGTGGCCCCCGCAGTCGCGCGCTACACGGACGCCGTCGTGAAGCGACTCCAGGCCGTGCTCGGCGACGCGCTGCTGGGCGTCTACCTCATCGGCTCGAACAGCCTGGGGGGGTATGAAGCCGGACCGAGCGACATCGACCTCATCGCCATCTGCGCTCGGCCCGTGGAGCTCGCGACGAAAGAGGCCCTCGCGAGGGAGCTGGATCACCGCGCCCTGCCCTGTCCCGCCCGGGGCCTGGAGTTCGTCCTGTACCCCAAGGACACCGTCTCGCGGCCGACCCCGAGCCCCCGCTTCGAGCTGAACCTCAACACCGGCGCCGGAATGGGCCACCGGTTCACCGTCCGCCCGGAAGACGAGTCCCCGCACTGGTTCGTCATCGACCTCGACATCGCCCGCCAGCACGGGGTGAGACTGGCCGGACCGCCCGCCAACGAGCTGCTCGCACCCCAGGACAAGCGCTGGGTGCTCGACGCCATCCGCACCTCGCTCGCGTGGCACTCGCGGGAGGAGCCGGCGAGCGCCAACAACGTGCTCAACGCCTGCCGGGCCTGGCGGTATGCCGAGGAGGGCGTATGGAGCACCAAACTGGCCGCGGCCACATGGGCCCGGGAGCGGCTGGAGGAGCCGTCCCTCATCGATGCCGCACTCGCCACTCGGCGGGGTCAACCCGGCCCCGCGCTGACCCCGGAGGCAGTGCACGCCCTGGTGCAACGGGTTCTCCGCGTCGTCGAGCGCGCCATGCCCCGAGACAACCCATGA
- a CDS encoding mersacidin/lichenicidin family type 2 lantibiotic, whose product MSKSNTEHILRAWRDPEYFNSLSAEERAALPANPASAFALDDSVLESVTGGGILEPTSAYCTPCPPKYCY is encoded by the coding sequence ATGAGCAAGTCGAACACCGAGCATATCCTCCGTGCCTGGCGTGACCCCGAGTACTTCAACAGCCTGTCGGCGGAGGAGCGTGCCGCGCTGCCCGCCAACCCGGCGTCCGCCTTTGCCCTGGACGACAGCGTTCTGGAGTCCGTGACGGGGGGCGGCATCCTGGAGCCCACGTCGGCCTACTGCACGCCGTGTCCTCCGAAGTACTGCTACTGA
- a CDS encoding type 2 lanthipeptide synthetase LanM family protein, protein MSSSDNDADAQGAKGGETPAASRWYLGTELSERILALRRHGGPVRTAGERARRRAERWRAQEPFVREEWWTRRLAADGLTEEDFLSLLGLSPEALRSSMESAPAWLQEIERAYVEPVSEPFSWPERAGGPERSAFLALAEPLVRSGLARLLRGLGELETSFPGALFEPETLGRELLGHLPTLLTPLLSRTLVVELHAAQLQERLTGDTPRARFQDFAHSLRRREVALEILARYPVLARQLVECIAHWERAGVELLRHFREDAPELQRRFSGGVPLGRLVEAEGGVSDSHRGGRGVFLLRFESGTRLVYKPRSLATEAAFQRLLSWLAQQGLEPAPRTLEVLDRGDHGWVEFVTPAPCSSAEEVRRFYLRQGGFIALLYVLDATDFHHENLIASGEHPVLVDLETLFHPPVRVREQRDTERHPGAPLGESVLKSGLLPQRTWGTRERPGVDISGLGSSAGQLTPQAFLMPVERGTDRMRFERRQVEVPGSHNRPRLEGVDASLLDYADALSEGFSRMYRLLLRRREALLAGDGPLAAFAEAPVRVVFRHTSVYGSLLLESFHPHALGDALERQCFLEHLWKGAVERPFLASLIPFELEDLLRGDVPLFTTLPGTRHVWTSSGARLEDFLETPGLERVRRRVALLSDEDLERQRWIIHRALDALRLGEPGGERPSYPVPEPGERAGREELLAAARRIGEKLVGLSLRGPEEAHWLTLDYADAGGWQLAHAGADLYQGLGGIALFLGYLGAATGEESFTRTARMALCAQEHQIELDASQVRGLGLLNGWGGVLYGLTHLGVLWADARTLDRAEHYLERLPALIERDEMLDLGVGSAGCLIALLTLAEHRPSELLWKAARACGERLLDSARRQERGMGWVVPLAGQLALAGMSHGAAGISLALLRLAAATGDERFGRMAREGIEFERGLFSAAERNWPDLRAGAAELAGPHGGGMHFMTAWCHGAPGIGLARLSGLPMYDDARVREELAHAVATTLAGGFGQNHSLCHGDLGNLDFLLEAARVLGDEALEHQVYQRARTVLRVLDERGCLFGLQRNIETPGLMVGLAGIGYGLARLAAPERLPSLLALAPPGHTIPKPKGWRHSEQSRIQPPSKGEPP, encoded by the coding sequence GTGTCCTCCTCCGACAATGACGCCGATGCGCAGGGCGCGAAGGGAGGGGAAACACCTGCTGCCTCGCGCTGGTATCTCGGAACCGAGCTGAGCGAGCGCATCCTTGCCCTGCGGCGTCACGGCGGCCCGGTCAGGACAGCGGGGGAGCGGGCCCGTCGCCGCGCCGAACGCTGGCGCGCGCAGGAGCCCTTCGTCCGGGAGGAGTGGTGGACACGCCGGCTCGCGGCCGATGGACTCACCGAGGAGGACTTCCTCTCCCTGCTGGGCCTGTCCCCCGAGGCCTTGCGGTCGTCCATGGAGTCCGCCCCCGCGTGGCTCCAGGAGATCGAACGGGCCTACGTGGAGCCCGTCTCCGAGCCCTTCTCCTGGCCCGAGCGCGCGGGGGGGCCGGAGCGCTCCGCGTTCCTCGCCCTGGCCGAGCCGTTGGTGCGAAGCGGCCTCGCCCGTCTCCTGCGCGGACTGGGCGAACTCGAGACGTCGTTTCCCGGGGCGCTCTTCGAGCCCGAGACCCTCGGGCGGGAGCTGCTGGGCCATCTGCCCACGCTGCTGACTCCGTTGCTCAGCCGGACCCTCGTCGTGGAGTTGCACGCGGCGCAGTTGCAGGAGCGGCTCACGGGCGACACGCCGCGGGCGCGCTTCCAGGACTTCGCCCACTCCCTGCGCCGACGCGAGGTGGCCCTGGAGATCCTGGCGCGCTACCCCGTCCTGGCCCGTCAGCTCGTCGAGTGCATCGCCCACTGGGAGCGCGCGGGGGTGGAGCTGCTGCGCCACTTCCGCGAGGACGCGCCGGAGCTCCAGCGCCGCTTCTCGGGAGGCGTGCCGTTGGGCCGGCTGGTGGAAGCCGAAGGCGGAGTCTCGGACTCCCACCGGGGTGGCCGGGGTGTCTTCCTGCTGCGCTTCGAGTCGGGCACGCGCCTGGTCTACAAGCCCAGGTCCCTCGCCACCGAGGCCGCCTTCCAGCGGCTCCTGTCCTGGTTGGCGCAGCAGGGCCTCGAGCCCGCCCCGCGCACCCTCGAGGTGCTCGACCGCGGAGACCACGGCTGGGTGGAGTTCGTGACCCCGGCCCCCTGTTCCTCGGCCGAGGAGGTGCGCCGCTTCTATCTGCGCCAGGGCGGCTTCATCGCCCTGCTGTACGTGCTCGACGCCACCGATTTCCATCACGAGAACCTGATCGCCTCCGGCGAGCACCCCGTGCTGGTGGACCTCGAGACGCTCTTCCATCCCCCCGTGCGCGTGCGCGAACAGCGGGACACCGAGCGCCATCCGGGAGCGCCCCTCGGGGAGTCGGTGCTCAAGAGCGGGCTGCTGCCCCAACGCACCTGGGGCACCCGGGAGCGCCCCGGGGTGGACATCAGTGGCCTCGGTTCCAGCGCCGGGCAGCTCACTCCCCAGGCCTTCCTCATGCCGGTCGAGCGGGGCACGGATCGCATGCGGTTCGAGCGCCGCCAGGTGGAGGTCCCCGGCTCCCACAACCGTCCGCGCCTGGAGGGGGTGGACGCCTCGCTGCTCGACTACGCCGACGCGTTGTCCGAGGGCTTCTCGCGCATGTACCGCCTGCTGCTGCGGCGGCGAGAGGCGCTGCTCGCCGGGGACGGGCCCCTCGCGGCGTTCGCGGAGGCGCCGGTGCGGGTCGTCTTCCGCCACACGTCCGTCTATGGCTCCCTGTTGCTCGAGAGCTTCCATCCCCATGCGCTCGGGGATGCCCTGGAGCGTCAGTGCTTCCTCGAGCACCTCTGGAAGGGCGCCGTGGAGCGCCCCTTCCTGGCGTCCCTGATTCCCTTCGAGCTCGAGGATCTCCTGCGCGGAGACGTCCCCCTGTTCACGACCCTGCCCGGCACGCGGCACGTCTGGACGAGCTCGGGGGCGCGCCTGGAGGATTTCCTGGAGACTCCTGGTCTGGAGCGCGTGCGGCGCCGGGTGGCGCTCCTGTCCGACGAGGATCTCGAACGCCAGCGTTGGATCATCCACCGCGCGCTCGATGCGCTGCGCCTGGGGGAGCCGGGTGGCGAGCGTCCCTCCTATCCGGTCCCGGAGCCGGGCGAGCGCGCGGGGAGGGAGGAGTTGCTCGCGGCGGCCCGGCGCATCGGGGAGAAGCTCGTGGGGTTGAGCCTCCGTGGACCGGAGGAGGCCCACTGGTTGACGCTCGACTACGCCGATGCGGGCGGATGGCAGCTCGCGCACGCGGGGGCCGATCTCTACCAGGGGCTGGGGGGCATCGCCCTGTTCCTCGGCTACCTGGGGGCCGCCACGGGCGAGGAGTCCTTCACCCGCACCGCCCGGATGGCCCTGTGCGCCCAGGAGCATCAGATCGAACTGGATGCCTCCCAGGTACGGGGACTGGGCCTGCTCAATGGCTGGGGCGGCGTCCTCTACGGACTCACGCACCTGGGCGTGCTGTGGGCGGACGCGCGGACGCTGGACAGGGCCGAGCACTATCTGGAGCGGCTGCCGGCGCTGATCGAGCGCGATGAGATGCTCGACCTGGGCGTGGGCTCGGCGGGGTGCCTCATCGCCCTGCTCACGCTCGCGGAGCACCGGCCGTCGGAGCTGCTGTGGAAGGCCGCCCGCGCCTGTGGAGAGCGCCTGCTCGACTCCGCCCGGCGCCAGGAGCGGGGCATGGGGTGGGTGGTGCCGCTGGCGGGACAGCTCGCCCTGGCGGGAATGTCCCACGGCGCCGCGGGCATCAGCCTGGCGCTGCTGCGGCTCGCGGCGGCCACGGGCGACGAGCGCTTCGGCCGGATGGCGCGCGAGGGCATCGAGTTCGAGCGGGGGCTGTTCTCCGCCGCGGAGCGCAACTGGCCGGATCTGCGCGCGGGCGCCGCCGAGCTGGCGGGGCCGCATGGCGGTGGGATGCACTTCATGACCGCGTGGTGCCATGGCGCGCCGGGCATCGGTCTGGCGCGGCTGTCGGGGCTGCCCATGTATGACGATGCCCGGGTGCGCGAGGAGCTCGCCCACGCCGTGGCCACGACGCTCGCGGGCGGTTTCGGCCAGAACCACTCCCTGTGCCATGGCGACCTGGGCAACCTGGATTTCCTCCTGGAGGCGGCGCGCGTCCTGGGAGACGAGGCGCTGGAGCATCAGGTCTACCAGCGGGCCCGCACGGTGCTGCGCGTCCTGGACGAGCGGGGCTGCCTCTTCGGGCTGCAACGCAACATCGAGACGCCGGGGCTCATGGTGGGGCTCGCGGGCATCGGCTACGGGCTGGCGCGTCTGGCCGCGCCGGAACGCCTGCCTTCCCTGCTCGCGCTCGCGCCGCCGGGCCACACGATTCCGAAGCCGAAGGGTTGGCGGCATTCGGAGCAGTCGAGGATCCAACCCCCATCCAAGGGAGAGCCCCCATGA